The following are encoded together in the Ezakiella massiliensis genome:
- a CDS encoding metallophosphoesterase, with amino-acid sequence MIKLLYFTDTHIRSNNPSSRIDNYQETILNKFIEISEIGHKEDVDFYVHGGDIVDRPDIPILTMRAFNKVLLSFEKPIFLVPGNHDIYAYNLNSINRTVLALLEDLHVINIMMGKYPVFLSKDGTSLEMNFVPYTFDLDTESGKKSYIMDTKKADFSITFAHGMLIDKPFKMIDHTLVDQIKDTKADITLSGHYHTGFPLQKIDGKYFYNPGSVARMSASKVEISRKPKVVIIELEKGSEPIIRDIYLKSAPAGEDVLDRTMLEKEKSEKIEYQSLKSLIESNANSEYVSVKKIIENVAKDENIDINVRNHALKLIEEVELNV; translated from the coding sequence ATGATTAAATTATTGTATTTTACAGATACACATATTAGATCAAATAATCCGTCTAGCCGTATCGACAATTACCAGGAAACTATACTAAATAAATTTATCGAAATTTCTGAGATTGGACACAAAGAAGATGTCGATTTTTATGTCCATGGAGGAGATATTGTCGATAGGCCGGACATACCAATTTTAACTATGAGGGCTTTTAATAAAGTTTTGCTAAGCTTTGAAAAGCCCATTTTTTTGGTTCCCGGAAACCATGATATCTATGCATACAATTTAAATAGCATTAATAGGACTGTATTAGCATTATTAGAAGATTTACATGTAATTAATATTATGATGGGTAAATACCCTGTATTTCTTTCAAAAGATGGTACCTCTTTGGAAATGAACTTTGTTCCATATACTTTTGATCTAGATACTGAAAGTGGGAAAAAATCATATATCATGGACACAAAAAAAGCAGATTTTTCTATTACTTTTGCCCATGGTATGCTTATAGATAAACCTTTTAAAATGATTGACCATACGCTTGTAGATCAAATCAAAGATACAAAAGCGGATATAACATTATCTGGCCATTATCATACAGGATTTCCTTTACAAAAAATTGATGGAAAATATTTTTATAATCCAGGCAGCGTTGCTCGTATGTCTGCGTCTAAAGTTGAAATTTCACGCAAACCTAAGGTAGTCATAATTGAACTAGAAAAGGGAAGTGAACCGATAATTAGAGATATATATTTAAAATCTGCTCCAGCAGGTGAAGATGTTCTTGATAGGACTATGCTGGAAAAAGAGAAGTCTGAAAAGATAGAATATCAATCCTTAAAGTCCCTCATTGAAAGCAATGCAAATAGTGAATATGTAAGTGTTAAAAAGATAATTGAAAATGTTGCAAAGGATGAAAATATAGATATCAATGTTAGGAATCATGCTCTAAAGCTAATTGAAGAGGTCGAGTTAAATGTATAG
- a CDS encoding aminotransferase class V-fold PLP-dependent enzyme produces the protein MSNIDDIFNIDIIEEIHNAEASIQEEFKTLDEIAFKNQYKVLKAMQDEYLGSSDFMGTTGYGYGDVGRDKVEAIYRNIFHTEDALVRPSIASGTHAIYLSLKSVLKHGDGLLFASDIPYDTMQKAIGYTGEVAGSLMENGIEIDFAKLDENNKMSFENIKEKIKDNTKVIAIQRSTGYSLRSAFTISEIEDIIKQIKDFNKDIIVFVDNCYGEFTSTLEPSDVGADLVAGSLIKNPGGGIALSGGYIVGRADLVDRCSNELTAPGIGKEVGLSFGTTRLTLQGLFLAPHIVCQSVKGATLIQRVFYNRGYEIIPKIGEERSDIVQTIIFKDPELLKKFAISIQEAGAVDSHAIPTAWDMPGYEDQVIMASPSFIDGSSIELSADAPMREPYAGYYQGGLTYEHVKIALMNVLKSFNKK, from the coding sequence ATGTCAAATATTGATGATATTTTTAATATAGATATAATAGAAGAAATTCATAATGCTGAAGCAAGCATTCAAGAAGAATTTAAAACCCTGGACGAAATTGCTTTTAAAAATCAATACAAGGTATTAAAGGCTATGCAAGATGAATATCTTGGATCTTCTGATTTTATGGGAACAACAGGTTATGGATATGGAGATGTTGGTAGAGATAAGGTTGAAGCCATATACAGAAATATTTTTCACACTGAAGATGCTCTTGTAAGGCCCAGCATTGCATCAGGAACCCACGCTATATATCTTAGCCTTAAATCAGTCTTAAAGCACGGAGATGGCCTTTTATTTGCATCTGATATCCCTTATGATACCATGCAAAAGGCTATTGGTTATACTGGTGAAGTAGCAGGATCTTTAATGGAAAATGGTATAGAAATCGACTTTGCAAAGCTAGATGAAAATAACAAAATGTCTTTTGAAAATATTAAAGAAAAGATTAAAGATAATACAAAAGTAATTGCAATTCAAAGATCAACAGGCTATTCTTTGCGATCTGCTTTTACAATTAGTGAGATAGAAGATATTATCAAGCAAATTAAAGACTTTAATAAGGATATAATTGTATTTGTAGATAATTGCTATGGAGAATTTACTAGTACGCTAGAGCCTTCAGATGTAGGGGCAGATTTAGTTGCTGGATCACTTATTAAAAATCCAGGTGGAGGAATTGCGCTTTCTGGTGGTTATATTGTTGGAAGGGCTGATTTAGTTGACAGATGTTCAAATGAATTAACTGCTCCTGGCATAGGAAAAGAGGTTGGTTTGTCTTTTGGTACAACGAGATTGACACTTCAAGGATTGTTTTTGGCACCACACATTGTTTGTCAAAGTGTTAAAGGTGCAACACTGATACAAAGAGTATTTTATAACAGGGGATATGAAATAATTCCAAAAATAGGAGAGGAGAGAAGTGATATAGTTCAAACTATTATCTTTAAAGATCCTGAACTATTAAAAAAATTTGCGATTTCAATTCAAGAGGCTGGAGCTGTTGATTCTCATGCGATTCCAACAGCATGGGACATGCCAGGATATGAAGACCAGGTAATTATGGCAAGTCCTTCATTTATAGATGGATCCAGCATTGAACTAAGTGCTGATGCGCCAATGAGAGAGCCATATGCGGGCTATTATCAAGGTGGCTTGACATATGAACATGTTAAAATTGCACTTATGAATGTATTAAAAAGTTTTAATAAAAAATAA
- the miaA gene encoding tRNA (adenosine(37)-N6)-dimethylallyltransferase MiaA — MNKLILISGPTGVGKSSLAIELAKILDTEIISADSMQIYKGFNIGTAKVTEEEMQGIKHHMIDIVEANDNFSVKEYRDMAYKIIDKLHAENKIPIVVGGTGLYINSLIYNLNFDDNNADEDIRNILNNLLEEKGIEYIRNILKHVDEESYNKLHLNDYKRNIRALEYFLCKNEKYSDKENQFRVDNGKYEWYLYALTRDRVELYRDIDTRVDDMLKDGLLDEFEVLKKSGVKDDAQSMTAIGYKELVKYKNGDYDLDTAIKLIKQHSRNYAKRQLTWFRNDEKAKFIDVGAKDKEEIIKKILEDINVKY, encoded by the coding sequence ATGAATAAATTAATCCTAATAAGTGGCCCAACAGGAGTAGGTAAGAGTTCTCTAGCAATTGAACTTGCAAAAATTCTAGATACTGAAATAATTTCTGCAGATAGCATGCAAATATACAAGGGTTTTAATATTGGAACTGCAAAAGTTACTGAAGAGGAAATGCAGGGTATTAAACACCATATGATTGATATAGTAGAGGCTAATGATAATTTTTCTGTAAAAGAATATAGAGATATGGCTTATAAGATTATCGATAAACTCCATGCTGAAAACAAAATACCCATAGTGGTAGGGGGGACAGGTCTATATATTAACTCGCTTATCTACAATTTAAATTTTGACGATAACAATGCTGATGAAGATATTAGAAATATACTTAATAATTTGTTGGAAGAAAAGGGCATAGAGTATATTAGAAATATTCTAAAGCATGTTGATGAGGAGTCATATAACAAACTTCACCTAAATGATTACAAAAGAAATATCAGGGCCTTAGAATATTTTTTATGTAAAAATGAAAAGTACTCCGATAAAGAAAATCAATTTCGTGTTGACAATGGTAAGTATGAATGGTATCTGTATGCTCTTACAAGAGACAGGGTGGAACTATATAGAGATATTGATACTAGAGTTGATGACATGTTAAAAGATGGCTTACTGGATGAATTTGAAGTTTTAAAGAAATCAGGTGTTAAAGATGATGCTCAATCTATGACTGCTATCGGCTATAAAGAATTGGTTAAGTACAAAAACGGAGACTATGACCTTGATACGGCTATAAAGCTTATAAAACAACATTCAAGAAATTATGCAAAAAGGCAATTAACCTGGTTTAGAAACGATGAAAAGGCGAAATTTATTGATGTTGGTGCCAAGGATAAGGAAGAAATAATTAAAAAAATATTGGAGGATATAAATGTCAAATATTGA
- the rny gene encoding ribonuclease Y, whose amino-acid sequence MPIPYFIILLILFSVVSCFAGYYFRKRNSEKLIGSAEEYSEKLIEDAKKESESIQKEMVLSAKEEIQKSREELDQEIKDRRSEVAVTEKRLIKREENLDKKYDSLSKKEEKLNNKLKEADEKNLQAENLVQKQSDELERVAGLSKEEAKAELVDALESYLIQEKALRIKKMDDEIKEYSEEKSKEILSQAMQRIASDYVSETTVTVVDLPNDDMKGRIIGREGRNIRALESLTGVDLIIDDTPGAVVLSSFDPVRREIARVALTKLVQDGRIHPARIEDVVEKSKQEINKVIVEEGNRATLETNVHGINPELQKYLGRLKYRTSYGQNVLEHSIEVANLAYLIAQEIGANTKIARRGGLLHDVGKSVDRELEGTHVELGVSLAKRYKESKEVIHCIEAHHFDVEPQTVEAFIVQVADAISAARPGARRETLDSYVKRLEKLEEIANSFDGIESSFAIQAGREVRILVKPDQVTDDMMTVMAHDIAKRIEDEMQYPGQIKVNVIKEVRKSDLAK is encoded by the coding sequence ATGCCGATACCATATTTTATCATATTACTCATCCTTTTTTCGGTAGTTTCTTGTTTCGCAGGTTATTACTTTCGCAAAAGAAATAGCGAAAAATTAATTGGTTCTGCGGAAGAATATTCAGAAAAATTAATTGAAGACGCAAAAAAAGAAAGCGAATCCATTCAAAAAGAAATGGTGCTTTCAGCTAAAGAAGAAATTCAGAAATCAAGAGAAGAATTGGATCAAGAAATCAAGGACAGAAGATCTGAAGTCGCTGTAACAGAAAAGAGACTTATTAAAAGAGAAGAAAACCTTGATAAAAAATATGATTCGTTATCGAAAAAAGAGGAAAAGTTAAATAACAAACTTAAAGAAGCAGATGAGAAAAATCTGCAGGCAGAAAATTTAGTACAAAAACAATCGGATGAACTTGAAAGGGTAGCTGGTTTAAGCAAAGAAGAGGCTAAGGCAGAATTAGTAGACGCATTAGAGAGTTATCTAATCCAAGAAAAAGCTCTTAGGATCAAAAAGATGGATGATGAGATTAAAGAGTATAGTGAAGAAAAATCTAAAGAGATTTTATCCCAAGCTATGCAAAGAATTGCATCTGACTATGTAAGTGAGACTACAGTAACTGTCGTTGATCTTCCAAATGATGATATGAAAGGTAGAATCATCGGAAGAGAAGGCAGAAACATTAGAGCTTTAGAAAGTCTTACAGGAGTTGACTTGATTATTGATGATACTCCAGGTGCAGTAGTTTTATCTAGCTTTGATCCCGTTAGAAGGGAAATTGCCAGAGTTGCATTGACAAAGCTTGTTCAAGATGGAAGAATCCACCCAGCAAGGATTGAGGATGTTGTCGAAAAATCCAAACAAGAAATCAACAAAGTAATTGTTGAAGAAGGAAATAGGGCAACACTTGAAACCAATGTTCACGGTATAAATCCAGAACTTCAAAAGTATCTAGGTAGATTAAAATACCGTACAAGCTACGGTCAAAACGTTCTTGAACACTCCATCGAAGTTGCTAATTTAGCTTATTTAATAGCTCAAGAAATTGGGGCTAATACTAAGATAGCTAGAAGAGGCGGTTTACTTCACGACGTTGGTAAATCAGTCGATAGAGAACTTGAAGGAACTCACGTTGAACTTGGTGTAAGCTTGGCTAAACGTTATAAAGAGTCAAAAGAAGTAATTCACTGTATTGAAGCTCACCACTTTGATGTTGAACCTCAAACGGTAGAAGCTTTTATAGTTCAAGTAGCAGATGCTATTTCAGCAGCTAGACCTGGAGCTAGGAGAGAAACCCTTGATAGCTATGTTAAACGCTTAGAAAAGCTCGAAGAAATTGCAAATTCATTTGATGGAATTGAATCAAGTTTTGCAATTCAAGCTGGAAGAGAAGTTCGTATTTTAGTAAAACCTGATCAAGTAACCGATGATATGATGACTGTAATGGCCCACGATATTGCAAAGAGAATTGAAGATGAAATGCAATATCCAGGACAAATTAAAGTCAACGTTATTAAAGAAGTTAGAAAATCAGATCTTGCAAAATAA
- the rbr gene encoding rubrerythrin, with the protein MKLEGTKTAENLLRSFIGECQAKMRYEYYASQAKKDGYVQIQNIFLETAKNEMAHGKRFYKFLTQSMQGQTLDFGDNNSEFPLVLGNTLENLKSAADGELEEHSDMYPEYAKVAREEGFEKIAKVFEAVAVAEKAHEARYRKLIENIEEGKVFKRGEVYIWKCNNCGYLHEGTEPPKVCPACDHPIDHFEIFVENY; encoded by the coding sequence ATGAAATTAGAAGGCACAAAAACAGCTGAAAATTTACTTAGATCATTCATTGGTGAATGTCAAGCAAAAATGAGATACGAATATTATGCATCTCAAGCAAAGAAAGATGGCTATGTTCAAATTCAGAACATCTTTTTAGAAACAGCTAAAAATGAAATGGCACATGGTAAGAGATTTTACAAATTTTTAACCCAATCAATGCAAGGACAAACATTAGATTTTGGTGATAACAACTCTGAATTTCCACTAGTATTAGGCAATACTCTTGAAAACCTTAAATCAGCTGCAGATGGAGAATTAGAAGAACATTCTGATATGTATCCTGAATATGCTAAAGTTGCTCGCGAAGAAGGATTTGAAAAGATTGCAAAGGTATTTGAAGCAGTAGCAGTTGCAGAAAAGGCTCACGAAGCTAGATACAGAAAATTAATTGAAAACATCGAAGAAGGCAAAGTCTTTAAACGTGGGGAAGTTTATATTTGGAAGTGCAATAACTGCGGTTATTTACACGAAGGAACAGAACCACCAAAGGTTTGTCCAGCTTGTGATCACCCTATTGATCATTTTGAAATATTTGTTGAAAATTATTAA
- the mutL gene encoding DNA mismatch repair endonuclease MutL: protein MNKIRELSQDTIEKIAAGEVIERPESVIKEAVENSIDAKSTSILIDIKSGGKDYIRVTDNGIGISYDDLDYAFKKHCTSKILSFDEIYNLNSCGFRGEALNSIASVSKASLVSKVQGEEAYRIQYEYGNFINKTNAVANQGTSLIVEDLFGNMPVRKRLLASDRTEENRIRSLIERFAIGYPQVAFKLVSNSRVLLNTSGSNDLKQAIFEVFGKNVVKDIIEVKSDRINGYISNSNLYSNNTSNQMIFINNRIVYNEELSKAVESQYFGKIPNTKHPLFFLFIDVDKNEVDVNIHPSKKYVKITFNEDLISEIKSTISNSLDESNKFSFFNNQDDDSIEFRIYEKDNLDTSKVKEDEIYIDIPTEEKVIRPSDLENEEAPGVPYIQNELNISVPNIIVHENETNYEPDSIIYLNNIFPDKQVGSFNKVIGIIIKKYLLIENRPNNLIILMDLQHALSRNFYDLYTKDISEKNVPIQGFLEPIIYKFDYSDAEFINNNLDLMLDLGFDLTAMGKDSFLLRGIPSSLTDYFKEDDLIDIVNDISKDKNLVLPNLINRVSLIAANADPFFNDITGKNILDKLLLSTEPYTSPSGQAIFKILPAEEFVRRFYYE from the coding sequence ATGAATAAAATTAGAGAACTTTCTCAAGATACAATTGAAAAAATTGCAGCAGGTGAGGTTATTGAAAGACCAGAATCCGTTATCAAAGAAGCTGTAGAAAATTCAATAGATGCTAAGAGTACTTCCATACTGATAGATATTAAATCTGGTGGAAAAGATTATATAAGAGTAACTGATAATGGAATTGGCATAAGCTATGATGATTTGGATTATGCTTTTAAAAAACATTGCACTTCAAAGATTCTTTCTTTTGATGAAATCTACAACCTTAATTCTTGTGGATTCAGAGGAGAAGCTTTAAATTCGATTGCAAGTGTTTCAAAAGCAAGCCTTGTAAGTAAAGTCCAAGGAGAGGAAGCATATAGGATTCAATATGAATACGGAAACTTTATAAACAAAACAAATGCTGTTGCAAATCAAGGCACAAGTCTAATTGTGGAGGATTTGTTTGGCAATATGCCCGTTAGAAAACGCCTGTTGGCAAGCGACAGGACAGAAGAAAATCGTATTAGGTCTTTGATAGAACGTTTTGCCATTGGATATCCTCAAGTGGCCTTTAAACTTGTGTCGAATTCTAGAGTTTTATTAAACACATCTGGATCCAATGATTTAAAACAAGCAATCTTTGAAGTTTTTGGAAAGAATGTTGTTAAAGATATAATTGAAGTAAAATCAGACCGCATAAATGGCTATATATCTAATAGCAATTTATATTCTAACAATACATCTAACCAAATGATATTTATAAATAACAGAATAGTCTATAACGAAGAGCTATCCAAAGCGGTTGAAAGTCAATATTTTGGTAAAATACCTAATACTAAGCATCCCTTATTTTTTTTATTCATTGATGTAGATAAAAATGAAGTCGATGTCAATATTCATCCGTCCAAAAAATATGTAAAGATAACATTTAATGAAGATTTAATTAGCGAAATAAAATCGACTATATCTAATTCATTAGATGAGTCTAATAAATTTTCTTTCTTTAATAATCAAGATGATGATTCTATAGAGTTTAGAATTTATGAAAAAGATAATCTTGATACAAGCAAGGTTAAAGAAGATGAGATTTATATTGATATTCCAACGGAAGAAAAAGTTATTAGGCCATCTGATTTAGAGAATGAAGAGGCCCCAGGCGTACCTTATATACAAAATGAGCTAAATATTTCTGTTCCAAATATAATCGTCCACGAAAATGAAACAAATTATGAGCCTGATAGTATAATATACTTAAATAATATATTTCCAGATAAACAAGTTGGCAGCTTTAACAAAGTAATAGGTATTATTATTAAAAAATATCTACTAATTGAAAATAGGCCTAATAATTTAATTATATTAATGGACTTGCAGCATGCACTATCTAGAAACTTTTACGATCTCTATACAAAGGACATAAGTGAAAAAAATGTACCTATACAGGGTTTTTTAGAGCCTATAATTTACAAATTTGATTATAGCGATGCCGAATTTATAAATAATAATCTAGATTTAATGCTTGACCTTGGATTTGATCTGACAGCCATGGGTAAGGATAGCTTTTTATTAAGGGGGATTCCATCCTCCTTAACTGATTATTTTAAAGAGGATGATTTAATTGACATTGTTAATGATATCTCAAAGGATAAAAATCTTGTCCTACCTAATCTCATAAATAGAGTAAGCTTGATAGCTGCAAATGCAGATCCATTCTTTAATGATATTACAGGGAAAAATATATTAGATAAATTATTATTATCAACCGAACCTTACACATCTCCAAGTGGGCAGGCAATATTTAAAATCCTGCCGGCCGAAGAGTTTGTTAGGAGGTTTTATTATGAATAA
- a CDS encoding tyrosine recombinase XerC codes for MTANNDIIKSSQEFAENNSHGSNSTNNDNHINNIDDIVLPIILEDYLSYISTMKNHSKNTVREYTYDLISFLRFMRIRKERLKDIPFDEVDISNVDANLLNSVDIRDLDAYLAFASNYGKSKATTRYRKIASLRSFYKYLHERINAVDDNPTLKLEYPKIDSRLPVYLTLNDTYKLLQTCEDVEGQTGRDKYLNKRDYAILMLFLNCGLRLSELVALNIDCINEDNSVNIIGKGNKERQVYLNAATLDAVEEYLKIRPNNEQTADTKALFISNKFNRLSKSAVQEMVKKRVRMAGLDEEKYSVHKLRHTAATLMYKYGDVDILTIKEVLGHSNVATTQIYTHLDSDIIKLATEKNPLSSFNPKE; via the coding sequence ATGACCGCTAATAATGATATAATCAAGTCTAGCCAAGAATTTGCTGAAAATAATTCACATGGATCGAATTCTACTAATAATGATAACCATATAAATAATATAGATGATATTGTTTTACCGATTATACTTGAAGATTATTTATCATATATATCAACTATGAAAAATCATTCTAAAAATACTGTGCGTGAATATACTTATGATTTAATTTCTTTTTTACGATTTATGCGCATCCGCAAAGAAAGATTAAAAGATATTCCTTTTGATGAAGTTGATATTTCAAATGTGGATGCAAATTTATTAAACTCAGTTGACATTAGAGATTTGGATGCATACTTAGCTTTTGCCAGTAATTACGGTAAATCCAAAGCTACGACTAGGTATAGAAAAATTGCTTCCTTAAGATCTTTTTATAAGTACCTACATGAGCGTATAAATGCAGTTGATGATAATCCAACACTAAAGCTTGAGTATCCAAAAATCGATAGCAGATTGCCTGTCTATTTAACTTTAAATGACACTTATAAGCTCCTTCAAACTTGTGAAGATGTTGAAGGTCAAACTGGCAGAGATAAATACTTAAATAAGCGAGATTATGCCATATTAATGCTCTTTTTAAACTGTGGTTTACGACTATCGGAGCTTGTTGCTTTGAATATCGATTGCATTAACGAGGATAATTCTGTTAATATCATTGGTAAAGGCAATAAAGAAAGGCAGGTTTATTTAAATGCCGCAACTCTTGATGCTGTTGAAGAATATCTAAAAATAAGGCCAAATAATGAGCAAACAGCAGATACTAAGGCCCTGTTTATTTCAAACAAGTTCAACCGCCTCAGCAAATCAGCAGTCCAAGAAATGGTTAAAAAACGTGTGCGAATGGCTGGATTAGATGAAGAAAAATATTCTGTTCACAAGCTTAGACACACTGCAGCAACTTTGATGTATAAATATGGAGATGTTGATATACTTACTATAAAAGAGGTTTTAGGTCATTCAAATGTTGCTACAACGCAAATTTATACTCACTTAGATTCTGATATTATAAAACTAGCTACAGAAAAAAATCCTCTAAGTTCCTTTAATCCCAAGGAATAA
- a CDS encoding AAA family ATPase, producing the protein MYRKIAQIKINNFQSHENSIIKLDPGVNVIVGRTDSGKSAVIRALRWVFFNEPRGTDFIRNGTDAVSVELTYDDGTIVRRIRNKKDNGYEIEVDGQIEYYYGIGSDVPEEVMKITGVRKVKFSENNDPIMINFQNQHDGAFMLNDSPAQKAKSIGYISNVNILDDAIRRANQNEQQANQAKKRFEEELITNNNKLKEFENLDTEIANFNLLKSKLENIKELSQKLDKYNYLNNYINDVEKSISIGVDYIKKFDNLDKSLEVATFIIENNNKLKSKNEFLLKYRNILAEEKDLDNIISSLAYIDKYKSIYEKLVFTINKHSGKTILLTKLLENIKQIGLSNDIITKTSGIEAIKSNILNITELKNKYDLYKDQDKKMNLYNNEEKTILREIESSDIDYIKSLYGNADKLKDNSNILKNLYEQLLDNNKEYSILEEDLNATNLGIEEKVNKYIELISLYKKCPLCGSDIDNKHLENIKKEFYYEI; encoded by the coding sequence ATGTATAGAAAAATTGCACAAATTAAAATTAATAATTTTCAATCGCACGAGAATTCAATTATAAAGCTCGATCCTGGTGTTAATGTAATAGTTGGACGAACAGACTCTGGAAAATCAGCTGTTATTAGAGCACTTAGATGGGTATTTTTTAACGAACCTAGGGGCACAGACTTCATTAGAAATGGCACAGATGCAGTATCAGTTGAGTTAACATATGATGATGGTACAATAGTAAGAAGAATAAGAAATAAAAAAGATAATGGTTATGAAATTGAAGTTGATGGCCAAATAGAATATTATTATGGAATCGGATCAGATGTACCAGAAGAAGTTATGAAAATAACAGGAGTTAGAAAGGTAAAATTTTCAGAGAATAATGACCCTATAATGATTAATTTTCAAAATCAACATGATGGTGCATTTATGCTAAATGATAGTCCTGCCCAAAAGGCAAAGTCCATTGGCTATATATCAAATGTTAACATACTTGATGACGCTATCAGGCGGGCAAATCAGAACGAACAACAAGCAAATCAGGCAAAAAAAAGATTTGAAGAAGAGTTGATAACTAACAATAATAAATTAAAAGAATTTGAAAACCTTGATACAGAGATAGCTAATTTTAATTTGTTAAAATCTAAGTTAGAAAATATAAAAGAACTGAGTCAAAAACTTGATAAGTACAATTATTTAAATAACTATATAAATGATGTTGAGAAATCTATAAGTATTGGTGTGGACTATATTAAAAAATTCGATAATCTAGATAAGTCTTTAGAAGTTGCAACATTTATTATCGAAAATAACAACAAATTAAAATCTAAAAATGAATTTTTGTTAAAATATAGAAATATTTTGGCCGAAGAAAAAGATTTAGATAATATTATATCTTCCTTAGCCTATATAGATAAATATAAATCGATTTATGAAAAGCTAGTATTTACAATCAATAAACACTCCGGCAAAACTATTTTATTAACTAAACTGTTAGAAAATATTAAACAAATAGGATTATCGAATGATATTATTACAAAAACATCAGGAATAGAAGCCATAAAAAGTAATATTTTAAATATTACAGAGTTAAAAAATAAATATGACTTATATAAAGATCAAGATAAAAAAATGAATCTATATAATAATGAAGAAAAAACGATTTTGAGAGAAATTGAGTCTTCAGATATAGATTATATTAAGAGTCTTTATGGGAATGCTGATAAACTTAAGGATAATTCTAATATACTAAAAAATTTATATGAACAATTACTAGACAACAATAAAGAATATTCAATTCTTGAAGAAGACCTAAATGCTACAAATTTAGGTATAGAAGAGAAGGTCAATAAGTATATTGAACTTATATCCTTGTACAAAAAATGTCCTTTATGCGGATCAGATATTGATAATAAACATTTAGAAAATATAAAAAAGGAGTTTTATTATGAAATATGA
- a CDS encoding ferritin, with the protein MKVSDNVVKALIDQYNFEIESGYVYLAMVHDLTEKNWAGFAHFMDLQAKEEYEHAERFQKFIEKIDGRVELKAIPEPKKEYKSVLEIFKTALEHEKEVTSRIEKIYELALKEKNYVVTDFLKWFLSEQVEEEDTMRTICDTIEQLGDSFASLYLFDKELGSRE; encoded by the coding sequence ATGAAAGTATCAGACAATGTTGTAAAAGCGTTAATTGACCAATATAATTTTGAAATTGAAAGTGGATATGTATACCTAGCAATGGTTCATGATTTAACTGAAAAGAATTGGGCAGGATTTGCTCACTTCATGGATCTTCAAGCTAAGGAAGAATATGAACACGCAGAACGCTTCCAAAAATTCATTGAAAAGATTGATGGAAGAGTTGAATTAAAAGCAATTCCAGAACCTAAGAAAGAATACAAATCAGTGCTAGAAATCTTCAAAACAGCTCTAGAACATGAAAAAGAAGTTACTTCAAGAATTGAAAAGATCTATGAATTAGCTCTTAAAGAAAAAAATTATGTTGTTACTGATTTCTTAAAATGGTTCTTAAGCGAACAAGTAGAAGAAGAAGACACAATGAGAACAATTTGTGACACAATAGAACAACTTGGTGATTCATTTGCTTCACTATACTTATTTGATAAGGAACTTGGCAGCAGAGAATAA